CACTGACAGCGAGGCGAGGTTATACGAGGAGACGATCCACTCCAGCTGGCCAGCGCTCGCCCCAAGCCCGGACGCCAAAGCGGGCAGCGCAACGTTGACCATTGTCGTGTTCATGAACAGCAGGACCATGCCCAGGCAGAGAGCCATCAGGCCGAGCCATCCCCGCTTAATGTTAGTAGCTAGCACATGTTAGAGTCTATCTCTAAGTCAAGTCCCCCAGAACGGCCAAGACCTCCGGAACAAACGGAGCCGCGGGGCGGCCCCTGAGGTCGATCAAGCCGACCCGGGACCGCCCCGCGGTTGTGAAGTGAGCTCTACGCAGACTCGACGAGACCTGCGCCACCGGGATTCTGGTAGCCACCGAAGTTCTGGGTGGCATACCAGGATTTGGTGGACGAGTTGTAGGCCATGCCAATACCCAGGGCGTTCGCATCGGGAGCGACCATGTTGGCGTAGTGGCCTGGCGAATGCAGCCACTGCTCAAAGATCTGAGCACCGACATCACCGCTGAGAGCACTCCCCCCGCGCATGGCGACGTTCTCCGAGGCCGTGCTCCAGCCACTCGGGTAGCCATCCGAGAAGTGCGGACGATGTGTCATCGTGTTCTGCGAAGCCATGTGTTCGGCCCAGTCCTGAGCAATCGCGTCCAGCTGTACGTAGCGGGTCACGGGCTTCAGGCCCAGGCTGATGCGCAACTCGTTGACCTTGTGGAAGATGGTCTGAGAGTATGCAGCGCCGTCCTGGGTGACAGCCGCAGGGGCGACGACGGCCTGCGGAGCTGTCTGGGGCGCATCCGATCCGGTGGCAGCCTGAGCAGCCGGAGCCGCAACGAGCGGCACAGCAGCCAGCAGCGCACCCGCGAACAAACGCGTCATCTTCATGAGCAGTCCTCTCTTGGTTAGGGAAAATGGACTGCGCACCACTCCAGCACACCCCAAAGATCACGACAAGGTAACGTTGCAGCTGCCAGCCACCCAACAGATGAGTTAACGATAGTTAATTGCACTTTGACTAGGGGGTTCACCGCCATCATGGAGATGATAAAACCGTTAATCATCGTCACGGCGCCCGGCGTGTCGGTATGGGCGACACCACAAGCAGCCTCTGTCACACAACCTCGCCCCATATACCAGCAAGATCACAGGCCACCCATCCCCACAAGCATGACTCCCCCAGAGGCTTTTAGATAAAATTTAACTATCTTTAGTCTCTATTGACCCTCGGTGAAACCCTCATTAATATCCTCGTGGGGGGAGTAAGAAATCCAACTGTAAACCAAATTCGTTGGCACTTCGGAACAGCAACTCCCCCCACCCACATCTTCTTTAAATGGC
The sequence above is drawn from the Arachnia rubra genome and encodes:
- a CDS encoding CAP domain-containing protein translates to MKMTRLFAGALLAAVPLVAAPAAQAATGSDAPQTAPQAVVAPAAVTQDGAAYSQTIFHKVNELRISLGLKPVTRYVQLDAIAQDWAEHMASQNTMTHRPHFSDGYPSGWSTASENVAMRGGSALSGDVGAQIFEQWLHSPGHYANMVAPDANALGIGMAYNSSTKSWYATQNFGGYQNPGGAGLVESA